Proteins from one Dysgonomonas sp. HDW5A genomic window:
- a CDS encoding 2-oxoacid:ferredoxin oxidoreductase subunit beta: MDTITNPIVHDTRSYKSDQYVRWCPGCGDHAILTCLHKAMVLLQIDPHNVAAISGIGCSSRLPYYMNTYGFHTIHGRGAAVATGVKVAKPELSVWLTTGDGDSLAIGGNHFIHTIRRNVDINILLLNNKIYGLTKGQYSPTSDRGFVSKSSPYGTVEDPFHPIELTLGARGTFFARCIDIDLKNTTDAFVQAEQHKGTSVVEVLQNCVIFNDNIHKEIVDKAYRDDRTILLKHGEKMIFGTNMDKGLVLDGFNLKVVTIGQDGYTIEDVLVHDATTQDNILHLKLGLMAPQNGFPVAIGVIRNVAGLCYDQEVKKMIDDVQVKTEVHTLNDFLMSGEVWEVK, translated from the coding sequence ATGGATACAATAACTAATCCTATTGTTCATGACACCCGAAGTTATAAAAGCGATCAGTATGTTCGCTGGTGTCCCGGATGCGGAGATCATGCTATCCTTACCTGCTTGCATAAGGCAATGGTATTATTACAAATAGATCCTCATAATGTAGCAGCAATTTCGGGTATTGGATGTTCTTCCCGTTTGCCTTACTACATGAATACATACGGTTTTCATACTATTCACGGACGTGGTGCTGCTGTTGCTACAGGCGTGAAAGTGGCTAAACCCGAATTATCGGTATGGCTAACTACTGGTGATGGTGACAGTTTGGCAATCGGAGGAAATCACTTTATACATACTATAAGAAGAAATGTTGATATAAATATATTACTTCTGAATAATAAGATTTATGGATTGACAAAAGGTCAGTACTCTCCTACTTCCGATAGAGGATTTGTTTCTAAATCATCTCCTTATGGAACGGTTGAAGATCCATTTCATCCTATCGAATTGACTTTAGGTGCAAGGGGTACATTTTTTGCTCGCTGTATTGATATTGATTTAAAAAATACTACAGATGCATTCGTACAGGCAGAACAGCACAAAGGAACCTCTGTCGTAGAAGTACTTCAAAACTGTGTAATTTTTAATGATAATATACACAAAGAAATTGTAGACAAGGCTTATAGAGATGACCGTACGATTTTATTGAAGCACGGAGAGAAAATGATCTTCGGTACTAACATGGATAAGGGATTGGTGTTGGATGGTTTTAATCTTAAGGTGGTAACTATCGGGCAGGATGGCTATACGATTGAAGATGTATTGGTGCATGATGCCACCACACAAGATAATATATTGCATTTGAAATTAGGATTAATGGCTCCTCAAAATGGATTTCCAGTAGCTATTGGTGTCATTCGTAATGTAGCAGGCTTGTGTTATGATCAGGAAGTAAAGAAAATGATCGATGATGTTCAGGTTAAAACAGAGGTGCATACGCTAAACGATTTTCTGATGAGTGGTGAAGTTTGGGAAGTAAAATAA